The sequence AAGGCGAACATGGCCATGTACCTGCTCCTTAAGGAACGTGCACTGGCGTTCCGCGCTGACCCGCAGGTACAGGAAGCCCTCAGGACCTCCGGCGTCTTCGAACTTGGCGAGCCCACCCTCAAGGCCGGCGAAACGACCGCCGACCTGCTGGCCGACGCCGCCGCCTTCGAGGACTTCGACGCCGACAAGGCCGCTGAGCGCTCCTTCGCCTTCGTGCGCCTCAACCAGCTCGCCATCGAACACCTCCTGGGCGCCCGCTAGGCCATGGTGCTTGTCGCAGGCATCGACAGCTCCACCCAGTCGTGCAAGGTGGTCATCCGCGATGCCCATACCGGGGAACTGGTCCGGGAGGGCAGGGCGGGGCACCCGGAAGGCACCGAGGTCCACCCCGACCACTGGTGGACGGCGCTGCTCAAGGCCGCCGCGGATGCCGGTGGCCTGGATGACGTGGCCGCCATCTCCGTCGGCGGCCAGCAGCACGGAATGGTCTGCCTGGACGCGGACGGGACGGTGGTCCGGCCGGCACTGCTGTGGAACGACACCCGCAGCGCGGGCGCAGCCGCGGAACTCATCGCACAAGCCGGCGGCGGGGACCCTGCCGTTGGCGCGGCGTATTGGGCCCGGGCGACGGGGACCGTCCCCGTCGCCTCGCTGACGGTGACCAAGCTGCGCTGGCTCGCGGAGAACGAACCGGAGAACGCCGCCCAGGTCGCTGCCGTGTGCCTGCCGCATGACTGGCTCACCTGGCGGCTCGCAGGCCACGGTCCAGGCAGTGGCGGGGAAGGACTGGCGGCACTGGCCACCGACCGTTCGGATGCGTCGGGCACCGGGTATTACTCGACGGCGGAGGACCGGTACCTTCCCGATGTCCTTTCCGCCGCGCTCGGCCACCTTCCAGTCCTTCCGCGGGTGCTGGGCCCACTGAAGGCGGCCGGAAGGACGCCGGCAGGTGCCCTGCTGGCCGCAGGCGCCGGGGACAATGCGGCCGCCGCCCTGGGGGCAGGTGCCGGGCTGGGCGACGTGGTGATGTCGCTGGGCACCTCCGGCACCGTGTTCGCGGTTTCCGCTTCGCCGGCGGCAGATGCCTCAGGGCTGGTGGCCGGGTTCGCCGACGCCGCCGGGCATTACCTGCCGCTGGTGTGCACCTTGAACGCCACCCGCATCTTCGATGCCACTGCTGCGATGCTGGACGTGGACCTGGCGGAGTTCAACAGGCTGGCACTCTCCGCCGAACCGGGCGCCGGAGGCCTGACCCTGGTCCCGTACTTCGATGGGGAACGGACGCCCAACCTCCCGGACGCCACCGGCTCCCTGCACGGCATTACGCGGGCGAACTACACCGCCGCCAACCTGGCGCGCGCCGCCGTCGAAGGCGTGGTCTGTTCCCTGGCGGACGGCCTGGCAGCCCTGCAGGAGCAGGGGGTGTCCGCCCAGCGGATCCTTCTGGTGGGCGGCGGCGCCCAGTCCGCCGCTGTGCAGGACGTAGCTGCACGCCTGCTGGGGACCCGTGTCACGGTTCCCCGCCCGGGCGAGTATGTTGCGGACGGAGCGGCCCGCCAGGCCGCGGCGGTACTCACCGGACATTTCCCCACCTGGGCGGCAGGCGCCGCCGACCTCCCAGAGACAAAGGACGACGGCGCTGTGCTGGCAAGGTACCGCCGGTTCGCCTCGTTGTCCGACTGAGGCCACAGCGCAGAGGAGGCCCGGACCGTCTGAACTGCTCCCCGAAAGTTGGACTGAGAAATCAGTTCTGACTTTCGGGGAGCAGTTTTATGCATGGAAGAAGTTCGTTGTCCGAGGAGCAGCGCGAGGCCGCGGTAGCGTTGTTTGAAACGGGTTGGGGTGCTTGGGCGGTAGCGACCCGACTCGGAGTAGGTAAAGGTGCCATCAAACGCTTGTATGGTCGATGGCGGACGCGCGGAGGTACGACGCTGGTGGCGAAGCCAACACGACCGGTGTTCTCGTTTGAGTTCAAACTTGATGCTGTGCAGCGATACCGTGCGGGTGAGCCCAAAGTCGCCCTGGCGAAAGAGCTTGGGCTGTCCTCTCCACTGTTGCTCGAGAAGTGGGCGCGTCAGTACCGGACCGAAGGCGAGGACGGGCTGCGCCCCAAGCCGAAAGGCCGTCCGAAGACGAATCCTGGGACAGCAAGGAAACCTGAGTCTGAGGTAGAGCAACTGCGCCGTGAGAACGAACGCCTGCGCGCAGAGGTGGCCTTCCTGGGAAAAGTAAACGCCTTGAGGGACGGGGAACAGCGCTAAAGGTCCGTGCTGTCATCGCTCTCAAGGCCGAACATCGATTGGAAGTTCTCCTGGACGTAGCCGGGCTACCCCGGTCCACGTTCTTCTACCACCAGTCCCGCCTCCAAGCCCCCGATCCGCGGGCTTCCCTAAAGGCAGCTGTCACGGAGATTTTCAAGAGGAACCACGGCCGGTACGGACACCGCCGGATCCATGTTGAACTGCTCAAGCAAGGGTGGACGGTCGCGAAGAAGACCGTACTGAAGCTGATGCGTTCCCTGCGGCTGGTCTGCAAGGTCCGAAGCAGGAAGCGGTACAACTCCTACCAGGGCGAGCAGGGCATCGTGGCCCCGAACCTGCTGAAACGCCAGTTCGAAGCGGACGCCCCAAACCAGAAGTGGGTCACCGATGTGACCGAGTTCAGTGTCGGTGACCGGAAACTCTACCTCTCACCGATCATGGACCTTTTCGACCGGCAGATCATCTCCTACGCGATTGGCACCTCGCCCAATCTAGAGCTGGCCAACGCCTCGCTGCGCGGCGCCTTGGCCACGCTGGAGAACGGGCAGAAACCACTCGTGCACTCCGACCAGGGATTCCAATATCAGCACAACTCCTGGCGCACGCTCTTGGCGAACGCCGGCGCGGTCCAATCGATGTCCCGCAAAGCCAACTGCTACGACAACGCTGTCATGGAGAACTTCTTCGGACACCTCAAGGAAGAGCTCTTCCACCGCGTCGGGTTCCTCAACACCGACGCACTCGCATCAGCGCTGCACGAGTACATCCGCTGGTACAACACCGAAAGAATCTCCACCAGGCTCAATGGTTTGAGCCCGGTACAGTACCGGGCTCAGACGCTTGCGGCATAGGTCTCTCCTAGCCAACCTTCAATGAGTCAAGATGTAGCGGCGTTCCGGTCGGCCTGACGAGTTACGAACCTTAACTTCGGTCGTTCGGGTCCATCCAGCACTTTCGTAGGAAGCGATCGCTCTGCTGTTGTCCGCGATAACCCAAAGTTCCATCGGAGTCTTTTCCTTTGCTGAGTGATGGCGGAGGTGGTCGAGGACCTCGCGGGCGAGGCCAGTGCCCCAGGCCGTCGGATCAACCGCCAAGTAGAGCACTTCCAGAACATCGACGCGGGGAATGACTAGCGCAAAGGCCCTTGCTTCTCCCTCGACGCGAGCGATCAAAAGCAGCGCCCCATCGCAGGCAAGAGCTGATTCAATACCGGGCAGCTTGTCCTCGAGCATCGGGACCGCAGGGAGTCGGTCGCGACGGGCAGTAGCACGAGCCCAGATCCCTGCAGCATCTCTCGCGGCTGCGTTTCCTCGCTCCTCGCGTACAACTGGCAGTGGTGATGAAGTCATACGACGATCGTGTCACGAACCTTCTGCGGCTTCTCCTCACCGTTCGGGCTCCTCGAGCTACGTCACCAAACGCCTGATCAATAGCCCCTGCGCACGTATGGCCATTCCTCGCGCAGAACGGAATAGATGGCCGTGTCTCGCCAGCTGCCGTCTCAATCGCGTATCCATTGACACTGGAACGGGCAGAATCCTCGGGAAGAAATTCACCAAGTAGCTCTGTCAGTCGACGGCTCTGCACCAGCAACGACAGAAGTCCCCCGTCCCAATGGGAAGAGGACTTCTGTGAAGGGCCGATCTCTGGCCGCTAAAGTGGAACCCGCACATTAACGAG comes from Pseudarthrobacter sp. NIBRBAC000502770 and encodes:
- the xylB gene encoding xylulokinase, with amino-acid sequence MVLVAGIDSSTQSCKVVIRDAHTGELVREGRAGHPEGTEVHPDHWWTALLKAAADAGGLDDVAAISVGGQQHGMVCLDADGTVVRPALLWNDTRSAGAAAELIAQAGGGDPAVGAAYWARATGTVPVASLTVTKLRWLAENEPENAAQVAAVCLPHDWLTWRLAGHGPGSGGEGLAALATDRSDASGTGYYSTAEDRYLPDVLSAALGHLPVLPRVLGPLKAAGRTPAGALLAAGAGDNAAAALGAGAGLGDVVMSLGTSGTVFAVSASPAADASGLVAGFADAAGHYLPLVCTLNATRIFDATAAMLDVDLAEFNRLALSAEPGAGGLTLVPYFDGERTPNLPDATGSLHGITRANYTAANLARAAVEGVVCSLADGLAALQEQGVSAQRILLVGGGAQSAAVQDVAARLLGTRVTVPRPGEYVADGAARQAAAVLTGHFPTWAAGAADLPETKDDGAVLARYRRFASLSD
- a CDS encoding helix-turn-helix domain-containing protein gives rise to the protein MSEEQREAAVALFETGWGAWAVATRLGVGKGAIKRLYGRWRTRGGTTLVAKPTRPVFSFEFKLDAVQRYRAGEPKVALAKELGLSSPLLLEKWARQYRTEGEDGLRPKPKGRPKTNPGTARKPESEVEQLRRENERLRAEVAFLGKVNALRDGEQR
- a CDS encoding IS3 family transposase, whose protein sequence is MEVLLDVAGLPRSTFFYHQSRLQAPDPRASLKAAVTEIFKRNHGRYGHRRIHVELLKQGWTVAKKTVLKLMRSLRLVCKVRSRKRYNSYQGEQGIVAPNLLKRQFEADAPNQKWVTDVTEFSVGDRKLYLSPIMDLFDRQIISYAIGTSPNLELANASLRGALATLENGQKPLVHSDQGFQYQHNSWRTLLANAGAVQSMSRKANCYDNAVMENFFGHLKEELFHRVGFLNTDALASALHEYIRWYNTERISTRLNGLSPVQYRAQTLAA
- a CDS encoding N-acetyltransferase, which produces MLEDKLPGIESALACDGALLLIARVEGEARAFALVIPRVDVLEVLYLAVDPTAWGTGLAREVLDHLRHHSAKEKTPMELWVIADNSRAIASYESAGWTRTTEVKVRNSSGRPERRYILTH